Proteins encoded in a region of the Elaeis guineensis isolate ETL-2024a chromosome 7, EG11, whole genome shotgun sequence genome:
- the LOC105048094 gene encoding LOW QUALITY PROTEIN: uncharacterized protein (The sequence of the model RefSeq protein was modified relative to this genomic sequence to represent the inferred CDS: inserted 1 base in 1 codon), with the protein MRRILFPASRLTRTSLTLALTPPTSRPALTKKPPRRMVFATALRSKNLHGSLQLLRPPLLNLLSPSPNPNSRVANPSSLLCSAPRTFSSPAVHEIDSDSSALYSNPQNAESTDLESKPRSLYSIFAKPSVVPRVQKPPPATNGIAKKERRVPVSGSSKYRPMEEXEFPKELSPEMLSLVRRLEEEGYLKDSNFSREGPLDPMDIPATLYSRHFLKSAAEKFGQDHQEIAKWLSGSDLKKIALFGCPSIERKTVFAAKRLRSFFSIQEDVICRGCKLKSSCKFVNQGVVREKKLILADVMRILAVFALDSVPKQLFIPNDLKFSVSKLLKEVVSLSN; encoded by the exons ATGAGGCGAATCCTTTTTCCGGCATCTCGATTGACGAGAACAAGCTTGACCTTAGCGCTAACTCCTCCGACCTCGCGTCCGGCTCTAACTAAGAAGCCACCACGGAGGATGGTCTTCGCCACAGCCCTCCGCTCCAAGAATCTCCACGGCTCTCTCCAACTCCTGCGACCGCCTCTCCTCAATCTCCTCAGTCCTTCCCCAAACCCCAATTCTAGGGTTGCCAATCCGTCTTCCCTTCTATGCTCCGCTCCACGAACATTTTCCTCACCGGCGGTCCACGAAATCGACTCGGATTCCTCGGCCCTCTATTCCAATCCCCAGAACGCCGAATCCACGGACCTTGAATCGAAGCCTAGAAGCCTGTATTCGATCTTCGCGAAGCCCTCGGTGGTTCCAAGGGTCCAAAAGCCTCCACCAGCAACCAATGGGATCGCCAAGAAGGAGAGGCGGGTGCCCGTCTCTGGTTCTTCTAAGTATCGGCCGATGGAAG AAGAATTCCCCAAAGAGCTCTCCCCGGAGATGCTGTCGCTTGTGCGCCGCTTGGAAGAGGAGGGGTACCTAAAAGACTCAAATTTCTCTCGAGAAGGCCCATTGGATCCCATGGATATCCCCGCCACCTTATATTCTCGCCATTTCCTGAAATCAGCTGCGGAGAAGTTCGGCCAAGATCACCAAGAAATTGCGAA GTGGTTGTCTGGAagtgatttaaaaaagattgctcTTTTTGGTTGTCCATCAATAGAGAGAAAAACAGTTTTCGCAGCTAAAAGATTGCGTTCTTTCTTCAGCATTCAGGAGGATGTT ATATGTCGAGGATGCAAGCTTAAAAGCTCATGCAAATTTGTGAACCAAGGAGtagttagagagaaaaaattgatccttgCTGATGTGATGAGAATTCTTGCTGTGTTTGCATTGGATTCAGTTCCTAAACAACTATTTATTCCcaatgatttaaaattttctgTCAGTAAATTGCTGAAGGAAGTAGTCAGTCTTAGTAATTGA
- the LOC105048093 gene encoding protein BZR1 homolog 3 isoform X1: MTSGTRIPTWKERENNKRRERRRRAIAAKIYSGLRMCGNYKLPKHCDNNEVLKALCNEAGWTVEPDGTTYRKGCKPPPAECMDVVGCSTSPSLCSSYQPSPCASYNPSPALSSFASPASSSYITNAHNADHFVDGNSLIPRLKNLSSACSASTKFPQHHLYMHGGSISAPVTPPLSSPTARTPRIKTNWYDPAAQPSWASANHTFLLNSTPPSPGRQAWLAGIQLPTGGPSSPTFRLVSSNPFGFFKEAMAGGGSSRVVRPGQSGTCSPVMPGGPGHIDVPMPDGTSDEFAFGSGSNSNHPPAGLVKAWEGERIHEECGSDELDLTLGSSWARADAR, translated from the exons ATGACGTCTGGGACGAGGATTCCGAcatggaaggagagggagaacaaTAAGCGGAGGGAGAGGAGACGGCGGGCGATCGCGGCGAAGATCTACTCTGGGCTCCGGATGTGCGGAAACTACAAGCTGCCGAAGCACTGCGACAACAATGAGGTCCTCAAGGCCCTCTGCAACGAAGCCGGATGGACCGTCGAGCCCGACGGTACCACCTACCGCAAG GGATGTAAGCCGCCACCAGCTGAGTGCATGGATGTAGTAGGGTGCTCCACTTCTCCAAGCCTCTGCTCTTCATACCAGCCAAGCCCATGTGCCTCATATAACCCTAGCCCTGCCTTATCGTCTTTTGCAAGCCCTGCGTCCTCATCCTACATCACAAATGCCCACAATGCTGACCATTTTGTTGATGGCAACTCCCTCATCCCCCGTCTCAAGAATCTTTCCTCAGCCTGCTCTGCATCAACCAAGTTCCCACAACACCATCTCTATATGCACGGTGGTTCCATTAGTGCTCCAGTGACACCTCCTTTGAGTTCTCCCACTGCTCGTACACCTCGTATCAAGACTAATTGGTATGATCCAGCTGCCCAGCCATCTTGGGCCAGCGCAAATCATACCTTTCTACTAAATTCAACACCACCAAGCCCTGGTCGACAGGCTTGGCTTGCTGGGATCCAGCTTCCAACTGGAGGTCCATCGTCACCCACATTCAGACTTGTCTCATCAAATCCATTTGGGTTCTTCAAGGAGGCGATGGCAGGTGGGGGATCTTCAAGAGTGGTGAGACCAGGGCAGAGTGGCACGTGTTCCCCAGTCATGCCAGGTGGACCTGGCCACATAGATGTTCCGATGCCGGATGGCACTTCTGATGAGTTTGCATTTGGCAGCGGCAGTAATAGCAATCATCCGCCTGCAGGACTGGTAAAGGCATGGGAGGGAGAGAGGATCCACGAGGAGTGTGGATCAGATGAGCTGGATCTCACTCTTGGGAGCTCGTGGGCCAGAGCTGATGCCCGATGA
- the LOC105048093 gene encoding protein BZR1 homolog 3 isoform X2, with protein MDVVGCSTSPSLCSSYQPSPCASYNPSPALSSFASPASSSYITNAHNADHFVDGNSLIPRLKNLSSACSASTKFPQHHLYMHGGSISAPVTPPLSSPTARTPRIKTNWYDPAAQPSWASANHTFLLNSTPPSPGRQAWLAGIQLPTGGPSSPTFRLVSSNPFGFFKEAMAGGGSSRVVRPGQSGTCSPVMPGGPGHIDVPMPDGTSDEFAFGSGSNSNHPPAGLVKAWEGERIHEECGSDELDLTLGSSWARADAR; from the coding sequence ATGGATGTAGTAGGGTGCTCCACTTCTCCAAGCCTCTGCTCTTCATACCAGCCAAGCCCATGTGCCTCATATAACCCTAGCCCTGCCTTATCGTCTTTTGCAAGCCCTGCGTCCTCATCCTACATCACAAATGCCCACAATGCTGACCATTTTGTTGATGGCAACTCCCTCATCCCCCGTCTCAAGAATCTTTCCTCAGCCTGCTCTGCATCAACCAAGTTCCCACAACACCATCTCTATATGCACGGTGGTTCCATTAGTGCTCCAGTGACACCTCCTTTGAGTTCTCCCACTGCTCGTACACCTCGTATCAAGACTAATTGGTATGATCCAGCTGCCCAGCCATCTTGGGCCAGCGCAAATCATACCTTTCTACTAAATTCAACACCACCAAGCCCTGGTCGACAGGCTTGGCTTGCTGGGATCCAGCTTCCAACTGGAGGTCCATCGTCACCCACATTCAGACTTGTCTCATCAAATCCATTTGGGTTCTTCAAGGAGGCGATGGCAGGTGGGGGATCTTCAAGAGTGGTGAGACCAGGGCAGAGTGGCACGTGTTCCCCAGTCATGCCAGGTGGACCTGGCCACATAGATGTTCCGATGCCGGATGGCACTTCTGATGAGTTTGCATTTGGCAGCGGCAGTAATAGCAATCATCCGCCTGCAGGACTGGTAAAGGCATGGGAGGGAGAGAGGATCCACGAGGAGTGTGGATCAGATGAGCTGGATCTCACTCTTGGGAGCTCGTGGGCCAGAGCTGATGCCCGATGA